The proteins below are encoded in one region of Alistipes indistinctus YIT 12060:
- a CDS encoding glycoside hydrolase family 78 protein: MKKTLPVLLRTLPLLFLLYSAGVLQAQVFSVSELRCEQSQRPLAVDPAGPRLSWQLNADRRGCLQSAYRILVADSPVALADDNGNVWDSGKVFSDRSVLVPYGGPALQPGKAYCWKVQAWDADGNLSPWSLPASFGTGLMSMQDWNGAKWIAMEPDVDSLKCIEGNTGKWKDGGPVFDKPVAPYKLPQLRREFTATKPVKRAMAYICGLGQFEMFLNGEKVGDHFLDPAWTKFDKEAQYVAFDITGELRDGKNAVGVMLGNGYYHTPHGRYLKLLFSYGAPKMICKLQIEYADGTAQTVVSDDKWRASESPVTFSSIYGGEDYDASAVQPGWAEPGFDDRKWKKAVLTQGAGVKLIPQISEPLKVMERIPTVRRFRAANGNWVYDLGQNASGIVQLTVRAVTPQSIKLIPGELINDDSTVNQRASGAPFYHVYTARGDGSSETWHPQFTYYGFRYVEVEGAVPAGESNPGALPEVIDITGLHTRNSAAQVGTFACSDPLFNKIHTLIDWAVRSNMASVLTDCPHREKLGWLEVTHLMGGSIQYRYDISRLYAKQVNDMRTAQHANGMVPTIAPQYVTFSPDFIDTPEWGSAFVIIPWNLYEWYGDLAPLRDNYERMKRYVDYLGSRADNHIVAYGLGDWYDIGPDRPGYAQLTSNGVTATAIYYQDVKILERAARLLGKEADVRKYAALASDIKRAFNEKFFDKKTLKYDRDSQTANSIALHMDLVEPQYKAVVRQNLIDDIRRRGNALTAGDVGYRYVLRALEENDASEVIYDMNSRYDVPGYGYQLAHGATCLTESWQAYREVSNNHCMLGHLMEWLYSGLGGIRQSPGSAGYKEIVIRPQVVGDIHSAAVSFRSPYGLIRSEWSDSPQQYRQRVEIPANTTALVYLPAVDPAAVSESGVPLGEVPGLSVRERGKDYLAVAVGSGIYDFRVAR, encoded by the coding sequence ATGAAAAAAACTCTCCCGGTCTTGTTACGGACCCTCCCCCTGTTATTCCTGTTGTATAGTGCCGGCGTTTTGCAAGCGCAGGTTTTCAGTGTCAGTGAACTGCGTTGCGAGCAGTCGCAGCGGCCGCTTGCCGTCGATCCCGCAGGGCCGCGGCTGAGTTGGCAGCTCAATGCCGACAGGCGTGGTTGCCTGCAAAGCGCTTATCGCATTCTCGTGGCCGATTCGCCCGTAGCGCTTGCCGACGACAACGGTAATGTCTGGGATAGCGGCAAAGTCTTCTCGGATCGGTCGGTGCTGGTACCTTATGGCGGTCCGGCTTTACAACCCGGCAAAGCGTATTGTTGGAAAGTGCAGGCATGGGATGCCGACGGGAATCTCTCGCCGTGGAGCCTGCCCGCCTCGTTCGGAACCGGATTAATGAGCATGCAGGATTGGAACGGGGCGAAATGGATCGCGATGGAGCCGGACGTCGATTCGCTCAAGTGCATCGAAGGCAATACAGGCAAATGGAAAGACGGCGGTCCGGTTTTTGACAAACCCGTGGCTCCGTACAAACTGCCCCAGTTGCGTCGTGAGTTTACCGCTACCAAGCCTGTCAAGCGTGCGATGGCCTATATCTGCGGGCTCGGGCAGTTCGAAATGTTTCTCAATGGAGAAAAGGTCGGCGATCACTTCCTGGATCCGGCCTGGACGAAATTCGACAAAGAGGCGCAATACGTGGCTTTCGATATTACCGGAGAGCTTCGTGACGGGAAAAATGCCGTCGGTGTGATGCTCGGTAACGGCTATTACCACACGCCGCACGGGCGTTACCTGAAATTACTCTTCTCTTATGGCGCGCCGAAAATGATCTGCAAGCTGCAGATCGAGTACGCTGACGGTACGGCACAGACCGTCGTTTCCGATGATAAATGGCGTGCGAGCGAAAGTCCGGTCACTTTTTCGAGTATTTACGGCGGTGAGGATTACGATGCATCAGCCGTGCAGCCAGGGTGGGCCGAACCCGGATTCGACGACCGGAAATGGAAGAAGGCCGTTCTGACGCAGGGCGCCGGAGTGAAGCTGATCCCGCAGATTTCGGAACCGCTCAAGGTGATGGAACGTATTCCGACCGTGCGCCGTTTCCGTGCGGCCAACGGCAATTGGGTCTATGATTTGGGCCAGAATGCGTCGGGTATCGTGCAATTGACGGTTCGTGCTGTAACTCCCCAGTCAATAAAATTGATTCCCGGAGAGCTGATCAACGACGACAGCACGGTCAACCAGCGTGCGTCGGGCGCTCCGTTCTACCATGTATATACGGCCAGGGGCGACGGTTCCTCCGAGACGTGGCATCCGCAGTTTACCTATTACGGATTCCGCTATGTCGAGGTAGAGGGGGCCGTTCCCGCCGGGGAATCCAATCCCGGGGCTTTGCCCGAGGTGATCGATATTACGGGGTTGCATACGCGCAATTCGGCGGCACAGGTCGGAACCTTTGCCTGTTCCGATCCGTTGTTCAACAAGATTCACACGCTCATCGACTGGGCGGTACGCAGCAATATGGCCAGCGTGCTGACCGACTGCCCGCACCGTGAGAAGCTCGGCTGGCTGGAGGTAACGCACCTGATGGGCGGCTCGATCCAGTACCGTTACGATATTTCCCGGCTCTATGCGAAACAGGTAAACGATATGCGTACCGCACAGCATGCCAACGGTATGGTGCCGACGATTGCCCCGCAGTACGTCACCTTCTCGCCTGATTTTATCGATACGCCCGAATGGGGAAGCGCCTTTGTCATCATTCCGTGGAACCTGTACGAATGGTACGGGGATTTGGCTCCGCTGCGCGACAATTACGAGCGGATGAAGCGGTACGTCGACTACCTTGGTTCGCGGGCCGATAACCATATCGTCGCCTACGGCCTGGGCGATTGGTACGACATCGGTCCCGACCGTCCCGGTTATGCGCAGCTGACCTCCAACGGCGTGACGGCTACGGCGATCTATTACCAGGATGTGAAAATACTCGAGCGAGCCGCCCGCCTGCTGGGCAAAGAGGCCGACGTCCGGAAGTACGCTGCATTGGCGTCCGACATCAAACGGGCGTTCAACGAGAAATTCTTCGATAAAAAAACGCTGAAATACGACCGGGACAGTCAGACGGCCAATTCGATCGCGTTGCATATGGATTTGGTCGAGCCGCAATACAAGGCAGTTGTACGGCAAAACCTGATCGACGATATCCGTCGCCGCGGCAATGCGCTGACCGCTGGTGACGTGGGTTACCGCTATGTGTTGCGGGCACTGGAAGAAAACGATGCGTCGGAAGTTATCTACGACATGAACAGTCGGTACGATGTGCCGGGCTATGGGTACCAGCTTGCGCACGGTGCAACCTGCCTGACCGAATCGTGGCAGGCCTACCGCGAGGTGTCGAACAACCATTGCATGCTGGGGCACCTGATGGAATGGCTTTACAGCGGTTTGGGCGGCATTCGCCAGAGTCCCGGTTCGGCGGGCTACAAAGAGATCGTGATCCGTCCGCAGGTGGTCGGAGATATTCATTCCGCGGCCGTGTCGTTCCGTTCGCCGTACGGGCTGATTCGCAGCGAATGGAGCGATTCACCGCAACAGTACCGGCAGCGTGTCGAAATTCCGGCCAATACGACGGCGCTCGTTTACCTGCCTGCCGTCGATCCGGCAGCCGTTTCCGAGAGCGGCGTTCCGCTCGGGGAGGTGCCGGGATTGTCGGTTCGCGAGCGCGGTAAGGATTACCTGGCGGTAGCCGTCGGATCGGGCATTTACGATTTCCGGGTGGCGCGATAG
- a CDS encoding DUF3467 domain-containing protein, translated as MTQLTGKAPELDLELDSEIADGIYSNLAIISHSASEFVVDFATILPGLAKPKIRSRIVLTPEHAKRLMLSLQDNIARYEASNGLIGLTPTAAEESTMPLGFCNKGEA; from the coding sequence ATGACGCAACTTACCGGAAAAGCCCCCGAACTGGATCTTGAGTTAGACAGCGAGATTGCAGACGGTATTTATTCGAACCTTGCGATTATTTCACACTCAGCATCCGAATTTGTCGTGGATTTCGCCACGATTCTGCCGGGTCTTGCCAAACCTAAAATACGCAGCCGTATCGTGCTGACACCCGAACATGCCAAGCGGCTGATGCTTTCGTTGCAGGACAATATTGCGCGTTATGAGGCGTCGAACGGCCTGATAGGCCTGACTCCCACGGCCGCAGAGGAGAGTACGATGCCGTTGGGGTTCTGTAATAAAGGCGAAGCCTGA
- a CDS encoding peroxiredoxin, translating to MKAMIGKKAPHIDATAVVNGNQIVEHFSLDQYVGNKYVVLFFYPLDFTFVCPTELHAFQEKLAEFEKRNVAVVGCSVDSEFSHFAWLQTDKNKGGIHGVTFPIISDLSKTISENYGVLASDYDYDDDGNAISTGTAVAYRGLFLIDKEGNIRHYVINDLPLGRNVDEVLRMVDALQHFEEFGEVCPANWSKGKDAMEASGKGVADYLSKH from the coding sequence ATGAAAGCAATGATTGGTAAAAAAGCACCGCACATCGATGCTACGGCAGTGGTAAACGGAAACCAGATCGTCGAACACTTTTCACTCGACCAGTACGTAGGCAACAAGTACGTCGTGCTGTTCTTCTATCCGCTCGACTTCACATTCGTCTGCCCGACCGAGTTGCATGCCTTCCAGGAAAAGCTGGCCGAATTCGAAAAGCGCAATGTAGCCGTAGTCGGCTGTTCGGTGGATTCCGAATTTTCGCACTTCGCATGGCTGCAAACCGATAAGAACAAAGGCGGTATCCACGGGGTAACCTTCCCGATTATTTCCGACCTGTCGAAAACGATCTCGGAAAATTACGGCGTGCTCGCCTCCGACTACGATTACGACGACGATGGCAATGCGATCAGCACCGGTACGGCCGTGGCTTACCGCGGCCTTTTCCTGATCGACAAGGAAGGCAACATCCGCCATTACGTAATCAACGACCTGCCGCTGGGCCGCAATGTGGACGAAGTACTGCGCATGGTCGACGCCCTGCAACACTTCGAAGAGTTCGGCGAGGTATGCCCGGCCAACTGGTCGAAAGGCAAAGATGCCATGGAAGCTTCAGGCAAAGGCGTGGCCGATTACCTGAGCAAACATTAA
- a CDS encoding winged helix DNA-binding domain-containing protein: protein MIPHLRLQSQQLADPVFDSPRELVSWMGAVQAQDYRMAKWALHLRLRAAPAGAVDEALRSGEIVRTHIMRPTWHFVAGEDIRWMLMLSGKRVRLANESFGRRFGISEAQYCRCNDLIGDMLRGGKSMTCREIGSSLEKAGIPDASQLVRRFLLRAESDGIICSGPDRDRQPTFALFDERVPRGKELSRDEALATLATRYFRSHTPATLQDFVWWSGLSLSEARRAVGSIHADLETGRFGGSELLVHRYWCGSRDPRTGGRAAGEVLHLLPPYDEYLISYKERGEVLSERYRSKAFNRWGIFYPVILHNGHIVGNWKPATGKRKGICETSFFDPKYYFDPVLLDHAVKRYGEFTGKRG from the coding sequence ATGATTCCGCACCTTCGGCTGCAAAGCCAGCAATTGGCCGATCCTGTATTTGACTCGCCCCGGGAGCTCGTTTCATGGATGGGAGCCGTACAGGCACAGGATTACCGGATGGCGAAATGGGCGCTTCATCTCCGACTGCGCGCGGCTCCTGCCGGTGCCGTCGACGAGGCGCTCCGCAGCGGAGAAATCGTGCGCACGCATATCATGCGGCCGACCTGGCATTTCGTCGCAGGCGAAGATATCCGTTGGATGCTGATGCTTTCCGGGAAACGGGTCCGTCTTGCCAACGAATCTTTCGGCCGTCGTTTCGGAATTTCCGAGGCGCAGTATTGCCGCTGCAACGACCTGATCGGAGATATGCTCCGGGGAGGCAAAAGTATGACCTGCCGGGAGATCGGTTCATCGCTCGAAAAAGCGGGTATTCCGGATGCTTCGCAACTGGTTCGCCGGTTCCTGCTCCGGGCTGAATCGGACGGGATCATTTGCAGCGGTCCCGACCGGGATCGTCAACCTACGTTCGCCCTGTTCGACGAACGGGTTCCCCGGGGTAAAGAACTTTCCCGGGACGAGGCACTGGCAACGCTCGCGACACGCTATTTCCGCAGTCACACTCCCGCCACCCTGCAGGATTTCGTTTGGTGGTCGGGCCTGTCGCTTTCCGAAGCCCGCCGGGCGGTGGGTTCGATCCATGCCGATCTGGAGACCGGCAGGTTCGGCGGAAGCGAACTTTTGGTGCACCGTTACTGGTGCGGATCGAGGGATCCCCGTACCGGCGGCCGGGCAGCAGGCGAGGTGCTGCATTTGCTGCCGCCCTACGATGAATACCTGATCAGTTACAAGGAACGCGGGGAGGTGCTTTCGGAGCGTTATCGCTCCAAGGCATTCAACCGTTGGGGCATTTTTTATCCGGTGATTCTGCACAACGGACACATCGTGGGCAATTGGAAACCGGCGACGGGTAAACGGAAAGGAATATGTGAAACCTCTTTTTTCGATCCGAAATATTATTTCGATCCGGTTCTTCTGGATCATGCCGTGAAAAGGTATGGGGAATTTACCGGAAAGAGAGGTTAG
- a CDS encoding TetR/AcrR family transcriptional regulator: MEKEHVKNRQATEQLLLEAVNRLVEQDGFEGLGINVVAAQAGVSKMLIYRYFGSLNGLIAAYIRQYDFWINVRPELPGRERLGDFIKELFRQQIAALRNNYTLRRLCRWELSTDNEPVEELRKSRESKGLWLIDTVGKLSGQPQKEIAAIATLISASISYLALLEENCRVYNGIRLDEEAGWKQLEAGIDLLVDLWTAEPKNIQNNE; encoded by the coding sequence ATGGAAAAAGAGCATGTCAAAAACCGGCAGGCAACCGAACAGCTGCTGTTGGAAGCCGTGAACAGGCTGGTGGAACAGGATGGATTCGAAGGGTTAGGAATCAACGTCGTAGCCGCACAGGCCGGAGTTTCCAAAATGCTTATTTACCGTTACTTCGGATCCCTGAACGGCTTGATCGCCGCCTATATCCGGCAATACGATTTCTGGATCAACGTCCGCCCGGAGCTACCGGGGCGCGAACGGCTGGGGGATTTTATCAAGGAGCTGTTCCGGCAGCAAATCGCCGCGCTACGGAACAACTATACCCTGCGGCGCCTTTGCCGTTGGGAACTCTCGACCGACAACGAACCGGTGGAAGAGTTGCGTAAAAGCCGTGAAAGCAAAGGGCTGTGGCTGATCGACACGGTAGGCAAGCTCTCCGGGCAGCCGCAAAAAGAAATCGCAGCGATCGCCACCCTGATCAGCGCCTCGATCAGCTACCTGGCCCTGCTCGAAGAGAATTGCCGGGTCTACAACGGCATCCGCCTCGATGAAGAGGCGGGATGGAAACAACTCGAAGCAGGAATCGATCTGCTCGTAGACCTCTGGACCGCCGAACCTAAAAACATCCAAAACAATGAATAG
- a CDS encoding GNAT family N-acetyltransferase produces the protein MDRSAQVFFRKAAVTDIDPVWRIILQAKEQMRLLGSRQWQDGYPALDDIRRDIADGCGYVLAAGNVPVAYGAVLFGGEPAYGSIEGEWLCQPPYVVVHRLAVAQEMRRCGLATRFMREVETFARNAGLHSFRVDTNFDNRYMRSLFSALGFTYCGEIFYAHGSRRAYEKPL, from the coding sequence ATGGATCGGAGCGCACAGGTTTTTTTCCGCAAAGCGGCGGTAACGGATATCGACCCTGTTTGGCGGATTATCCTGCAGGCCAAGGAGCAAATGCGCCTGTTGGGCAGCCGCCAGTGGCAGGACGGGTATCCCGCTTTGGACGATATCCGGCGGGATATTGCGGACGGTTGCGGGTATGTATTGGCTGCGGGAAACGTTCCGGTCGCCTATGGCGCCGTGCTGTTCGGCGGCGAACCGGCTTACGGCTCGATTGAAGGGGAATGGTTGTGTCAGCCGCCTTATGTGGTGGTGCACCGTCTTGCGGTGGCGCAGGAGATGAGGCGTTGCGGACTCGCCACCCGGTTTATGCGGGAAGTCGAAACATTCGCCCGTAATGCGGGGCTGCACAGTTTCCGGGTCGATACCAATTTCGATAACCGCTACATGCGGTCGCTTTTCAGCGCGCTCGGCTTTACCTACTGCGGTGAGATTTTCTATGCGCACGGAAGCCGCCGGGCTTATGAAAAACCGTTGTGA
- a CDS encoding glycosyl hydrolase → MTNRRFFRFVALSCAIAAAATYSSCNTPKVQSGTVYASFEQQLFEHPDNTFRAVPFYSLNDRLDSAELVRQISLMKQAGYGGAFLHSRIGLLTPYLGEEWFRMMQIGTQALQALDMDVWYYDEDKWPSGFAGGIVPRQNPDFRARCLIRLPLGTPVEAPDSVLLRDDHYLYVCRVNPMGQPRYNGTCWVDLMNPGTVRAFIESSYTPYVERFGGHPRVRGMFTDEPNVIVRPEMAHQGAVSYSPVLDSLFRARCGYELQPVIPALFDTVGEWRRIRLDYYRTVAYALEQAFSKPIGDYCAGNGWIWTGHYNGEDTPGLTMANTGNLMQQLRHMQQPGLDALALRLNTIYSAKGVTSVANQYGRQRRLCELFGIGGHNLSFEDRMWITSWNTIMGINFMCPHLYQYSLKGERKRDYPPAISHQQPYWPYNGLFEDFSARLCYFATAGVNEPDICVIHPQESAYLETQTSLITPTGVQEPVLAGLMRSHRNFDFGDEQIISETGRTDADRFVIGEMAYRGVVLPELTTIRRSTLDKLVEFAEAGGTVVVCGDYPRFVDGEPAPEQLVRLASNSVRVPVEGLGDLLAEKLPPPFRLEGTGCDSVWTHLRRVRNGMTLQLSNFSRKNEVTAALHFEEPDTRAVLWNPVNGECLRLMADSTGTFRLRFAPAQTWIVSTGRSAETARCAADYRLPGERRTVATLGGPWRQNRLSPNALTLDYAQFSKDGGRTWSVSEPVLAFSDRAAQSQPYNGPLLVRYPFRAEALPRNCSLVLEQPEMYASIRVNGRELRFGQGEETPGKNTGTTSKKTPGDVSDGEPAGFYLDRAFRTAEITPLLKKGDNEIVLALDFRSAVPSSYDADERYGTEIESVYLTGDFAVRGKEVAPPLADSWRNRSPYLQRTAPVNRLTGFVLTDEPTQVEGDMTLQGYPFFAGSMTLEKEFDLERTDSAARYFLTFPACEATVIGINVNGTDLSPLFASPWEADVTPWLRPGSNKICLTLTNTLRNLLGPHHHKGGEFTEVRPVTFRAGEDVSNTMTGEPVGERDWYDARLKGRAALWRDAYHIIPSGLLAAPEIRRER, encoded by the coding sequence ATGACAAACAGACGTTTTTTCCGTTTCGTAGCCCTGTCCTGCGCGATAGCCGCCGCTGCGACTTACAGCTCCTGCAATACGCCTAAAGTACAGTCCGGTACTGTTTATGCCTCTTTCGAACAGCAGTTGTTCGAGCATCCCGATAACACGTTCCGGGCTGTGCCGTTCTATTCGCTCAACGACCGCCTCGACAGCGCCGAGCTGGTTCGCCAGATCTCTCTGATGAAACAGGCGGGTTACGGCGGTGCGTTTCTGCACAGCCGGATCGGCCTGCTGACCCCTTATCTCGGCGAGGAGTGGTTCCGGATGATGCAAATCGGCACGCAGGCATTGCAGGCTTTGGATATGGACGTGTGGTATTACGACGAGGACAAATGGCCCAGCGGCTTTGCCGGCGGCATCGTTCCGCGGCAGAACCCCGATTTCCGGGCCCGCTGCCTGATCCGGTTGCCGCTCGGAACGCCCGTTGAGGCGCCGGATTCGGTTCTGCTCCGTGACGATCATTACCTCTATGTTTGCCGGGTCAACCCGATGGGGCAGCCGCGTTATAACGGCACCTGCTGGGTCGACCTGATGAATCCGGGGACCGTACGGGCTTTCATCGAGAGCAGCTATACTCCTTATGTAGAGCGGTTCGGGGGACACCCCCGCGTTCGGGGCATGTTTACCGACGAGCCCAATGTGATCGTCCGTCCCGAAATGGCCCATCAGGGAGCCGTGAGCTATTCCCCCGTGCTGGATTCGCTTTTCCGGGCGCGGTGCGGCTATGAGCTTCAGCCGGTTATTCCGGCGCTGTTCGATACGGTAGGGGAGTGGCGCAGGATCAGGCTCGACTATTACCGGACGGTAGCCTATGCCCTCGAGCAGGCTTTCAGCAAGCCGATCGGCGACTACTGCGCCGGAAACGGCTGGATATGGACCGGACACTACAACGGGGAGGACACTCCCGGCCTGACGATGGCCAATACCGGAAACCTGATGCAGCAGCTGCGCCATATGCAACAGCCGGGGCTCGATGCGCTGGCGCTCAGGCTCAATACGATTTACAGTGCCAAAGGAGTGACTTCGGTGGCCAACCAATACGGACGGCAGCGCCGGTTGTGCGAATTATTCGGTATCGGAGGCCATAACCTCTCGTTCGAAGACCGCATGTGGATCACCTCGTGGAATACCATTATGGGGATCAACTTTATGTGTCCGCACCTCTATCAGTACAGCCTCAAAGGGGAACGCAAGCGCGATTATCCGCCCGCGATCAGCCATCAGCAGCCTTACTGGCCGTACAACGGCTTATTCGAGGACTTTTCCGCCCGGCTCTGTTATTTCGCGACGGCCGGAGTGAACGAGCCCGATATATGCGTGATCCATCCGCAGGAGTCGGCCTACCTGGAGACCCAGACCAGCCTGATTACACCCACCGGCGTGCAGGAGCCGGTATTGGCCGGGTTGATGCGTTCGCACCGGAATTTCGATTTCGGCGACGAACAGATTATCTCCGAGACGGGTCGTACCGATGCGGATCGCTTCGTGATCGGGGAGATGGCCTACCGCGGGGTGGTGCTTCCGGAACTGACGACGATCCGCCGCAGCACGCTCGATAAGTTGGTCGAATTTGCGGAAGCCGGAGGAACGGTCGTCGTTTGCGGCGATTATCCCCGTTTCGTCGACGGCGAACCTGCTCCCGAACAGCTCGTTCGTCTCGCGTCCAACTCGGTTCGTGTGCCGGTGGAGGGATTGGGGGATTTGCTCGCGGAAAAGTTGCCCCCGCCGTTCCGGCTCGAAGGGACGGGTTGCGATTCGGTCTGGACCCATTTGCGCCGGGTACGGAACGGAATGACCCTGCAGCTTTCGAATTTCTCGCGGAAAAACGAGGTAACCGCCGCCCTGCATTTCGAAGAACCGGATACCCGCGCGGTGCTTTGGAATCCGGTCAATGGCGAATGCCTGCGGCTTATGGCCGATTCGACGGGTACTTTCCGGCTGCGGTTTGCACCGGCCCAGACCTGGATTGTCTCTACCGGCCGCTCGGCCGAGACGGCCCGTTGTGCGGCCGATTACCGTTTGCCGGGCGAGCGGCGTACGGTCGCGACGCTCGGCGGTCCGTGGCGGCAGAACCGGCTCAGCCCCAATGCCCTGACACTCGACTATGCACAGTTTTCCAAGGATGGCGGCCGCACCTGGAGCGTTTCGGAACCGGTGCTCGCCTTTTCCGACAGGGCGGCGCAAAGCCAGCCCTATAACGGCCCGTTGCTGGTCCGGTACCCGTTCCGCGCCGAGGCATTGCCCCGGAACTGTTCGCTGGTGCTGGAGCAGCCCGAAATGTACGCTTCCATCCGGGTCAACGGTCGGGAGCTTCGTTTCGGTCAGGGTGAGGAAACTCCCGGGAAAAACACAGGAACAACCTCGAAGAAAACCCCGGGAGATGTTTCGGACGGTGAACCGGCGGGATTTTACCTGGATCGGGCTTTCCGGACGGCAGAGATCACGCCGCTGCTTAAAAAAGGAGATAACGAGATTGTGCTGGCCCTTGATTTCCGGAGCGCTGTGCCCAGCAGCTACGATGCCGATGAACGGTACGGTACCGAAATAGAGAGCGTCTATCTGACCGGCGATTTTGCAGTCCGGGGAAAAGAGGTTGCTCCCCCGCTGGCCGATTCATGGCGCAACCGCAGTCCCTACCTGCAACGGACCGCTCCGGTGAACCGCCTTACCGGTTTCGTGCTTACGGATGAACCCACACAGGTCGAAGGGGATATGACCCTCCAGGGGTATCCTTTCTTTGCCGGGAGCATGACGTTGGAGAAAGAGTTCGATCTGGAACGAACCGACAGTGCTGCAAGGTACTTCCTGACTTTCCCGGCATGCGAGGCGACGGTGATCGGGATCAATGTCAACGGTACCGACTTGTCCCCGCTGTTCGCCTCGCCGTGGGAGGCCGATGTGACCCCGTGGTTGCGGCCCGGCAGCAACAAGATATGCCTGACGCTGACCAACACATTGCGTAATCTGTTGGGGCCGCACCATCACAAAGGGGGTGAATTTACCGAAGTGCGTCCCGTCACGTTCCGGGCCGGGGAGGATGTTTCGAATACCATGACGGGCGAACCTGTGGGTGAACGCGATTGGTATGACGCGCGTCTGAAAGGTCGTGCGGCCCTGTGGCGCGACGCGTATCACATCATTCCGTCCGGTTTGCTCGCTGCCCCGGAGATTCGCCGGGAGCGTTAA
- a CDS encoding GNAT family N-acetyltransferase, which translates to MSIIIRQEEPQDFEAVFGLIRQAFEGEEHSDHREQFLVERLRNSDAFVPELSLVAETGGTLAGHILLTKVKIVSDCAEEAGSLALAPVAVLPAYQGNGIGGRLIRAAHEKAREMGFGSVILLGHPAFYPKFGYRPLKEFGIKLPFDVPDECCMAIELTEGALCNISGTVRYPDPFFE; encoded by the coding sequence GTGAGTATCATTATCAGGCAGGAAGAGCCACAAGACTTCGAAGCGGTATTCGGGCTGATCCGGCAGGCGTTCGAGGGTGAAGAACATAGCGACCATCGGGAGCAATTCTTGGTGGAGAGGCTGCGGAATTCGGACGCGTTCGTCCCCGAACTCTCTTTGGTCGCGGAAACCGGGGGCACCCTTGCGGGGCACATCTTGTTGACAAAGGTGAAAATCGTTTCGGATTGCGCTGAAGAGGCCGGATCGCTGGCGCTGGCCCCCGTTGCCGTGCTGCCGGCTTACCAGGGCAACGGGATAGGCGGCCGGTTGATTCGTGCGGCCCATGAAAAGGCCCGGGAGATGGGTTTCGGTTCCGTCATCCTGTTGGGACATCCGGCTTTTTACCCGAAATTCGGTTACCGGCCGCTGAAGGAGTTCGGGATTAAACTACCTTTTGATGTCCCGGACGAATGCTGCATGGCGATTGAACTGACCGAAGGAGCATTGTGCAATATAAGCGGGACGGTCCGGTATCCGGATCCGTTTTTCGAATAA